Genomic DNA from Anaerolineae bacterium:
ACCAGGATCGGATTCATCGGAGTCGGACTGATAGCCACCTCGCACCTGGAGAACCTGGCGGCCATGGAGGGGGTGGAGATCGTGGCGCTATGCGACCTGTCGCCGGCGGCGCTGGAGAAGGCCCAGCGCCGCTTCGGAGGACAGACGTACGCTGATCACCGGC
This window encodes:
- a CDS encoding Gfo/Idh/MocA family oxidoreductase, whose protein sequence is MPTRIGFIGVGLIATSHLENLAAMEGVEIVALCDLSPAALEKAQRRFGGQTYADHR